From Caulobacter segnis, a single genomic window includes:
- a CDS encoding SapC family protein — MAATLELLNAEQHAGLHLGDLPSSSPHFVQIVASEFVAAAAVCPIFLTKNAETGRFYAGALFGFEPGEDLTSNGQGEARLFTPLDLVRLGFFVTSDGAMAIDPQHPRFAVTSGAALFEDDGRPAPALRRVQHALAQLNAGVPETDAFIEAAVAARLVEPVDVDLSFDDGRTLRLAGLYTISLDALGELDDATAVDFFRRGYLQLIYAMAGSLKQVSRLAKLRNEKIAA, encoded by the coding sequence ATGGCGGCGACGCTGGAGCTTTTGAACGCCGAGCAGCACGCCGGCCTCCATCTGGGCGACCTCCCGTCCAGCAGCCCGCACTTCGTACAGATCGTCGCCAGCGAGTTTGTTGCCGCCGCGGCGGTCTGCCCGATCTTCCTGACCAAGAACGCCGAGACCGGCCGATTTTACGCTGGCGCGTTGTTCGGCTTCGAACCGGGAGAGGATCTGACCTCGAACGGCCAGGGCGAAGCGCGGCTGTTCACGCCTCTCGATCTGGTTCGCTTGGGCTTCTTCGTCACGTCCGACGGCGCCATGGCGATCGATCCCCAGCACCCGCGGTTCGCCGTCACTTCGGGCGCGGCGCTGTTCGAGGACGACGGGCGGCCCGCTCCGGCCCTGCGGCGCGTGCAGCACGCCCTGGCGCAGCTGAACGCTGGCGTGCCGGAGACGGACGCCTTCATCGAGGCGGCGGTCGCGGCGCGACTGGTCGAACCCGTGGACGTCGACCTGTCGTTCGACGACGGGCGGACCTTGCGCCTGGCGGGACTGTACACCATCAGCCTCGACGCCTTGGGCGAGCTAGACGACGCGACCGCGGTGGACTTCTTCCGCCGCGGCTATCTGCAGCTGATCTACGCCATGGCGGGCTCTCTCAAGCAGGTCAGCCGCCTGGCCAAGCTGCGGAACGAAAAGATCGCCGCATGA
- a CDS encoding cupin-like domain-containing protein encodes MRREGAADIEVVDPARLDQGGAAAFAQAVAAKCAPVLLPGLCRPWPVVEAGRRGWPALSAYLASLDAGLKGQAFIGAPAIAGRYDYGEGAGGFNFERASLTLAQSLERIGAAAADPGLASVYMGSLPADDYAPGFANDNPASFLPVLARPRLWLGNASRIACHYDSFDNLACVIAGRRRFTLYPPDAIGDLYVGPIDHTLAGQPTSLAASAGLDDPRYPRFGAAANRAIVVELEPGDALYLPKLWWHQVEALEPANLLVNYWWDAFAAGPDAPYVTMMLAMIAIAERPPAERAAWRAFFDHYVFRPDGHPLAHMPVERHGLLGPLAENYGRIRAIVMKTLRGG; translated from the coding sequence ATGAGGCGCGAGGGGGCGGCCGATATCGAGGTCGTCGATCCCGCCCGGCTCGACCAGGGCGGGGCGGCGGCGTTCGCCCAGGCGGTCGCGGCCAAGTGCGCGCCGGTCCTGTTGCCTGGCCTTTGCCGCCCATGGCCCGTCGTCGAGGCGGGCCGGCGGGGCTGGCCGGCATTGTCCGCCTATCTCGCCAGCCTGGACGCCGGGCTGAAGGGGCAGGCCTTCATCGGCGCGCCAGCGATCGCCGGCCGTTACGATTATGGCGAGGGAGCGGGCGGCTTCAACTTCGAGCGCGCCTCCTTGACCCTGGCACAGTCCTTGGAGCGCATCGGCGCGGCCGCCGCCGATCCCGGCCTGGCCAGCGTCTACATGGGCTCGCTGCCTGCCGACGACTATGCGCCGGGGTTCGCGAACGACAATCCCGCGAGCTTCCTGCCGGTCCTGGCCCGGCCTCGTCTGTGGCTGGGCAACGCCAGCCGCATCGCCTGCCACTATGACAGCTTCGACAATCTGGCCTGCGTGATCGCCGGGCGGCGACGGTTCACGCTGTATCCGCCCGACGCCATCGGCGATCTCTACGTCGGACCGATCGACCATACCCTGGCTGGCCAGCCGACCAGCCTGGCCGCGAGCGCGGGGCTGGACGATCCGCGCTATCCCCGTTTCGGCGCGGCGGCGAACCGAGCGATCGTCGTGGAGCTGGAACCTGGCGACGCGCTCTATCTGCCCAAGCTGTGGTGGCATCAGGTCGAGGCCCTGGAGCCGGCGAACCTGCTGGTCAACTACTGGTGGGACGCCTTCGCGGCGGGGCCCGACGCGCCCTACGTGACCATGATGCTGGCGATGATCGCCATCGCCGAGCGCCCGCCGGCCGAGCGCGCGGCGTGGCGGGCGTTCTTCGACCACTATGTCTTCCGGCCGGACGGCCATCCCCTGGCCCACATGCCGGTAGAGCGCCATGGCCTGCTCGGGCCGTTGGCGGAAAACTATGGCCGCATCCGCGCGATCGTCATGAAGACGCTGCGCGGCGGTTAG
- a CDS encoding alpha-L-arabinofuranosidase C-terminal domain-containing protein, with protein MRYGLLLAACASLTAPMSAALAAPPVKVAIDGASRAKPVTKYEYGMFIEPIGGLVARTLWAEMLDDRKFYYPVVAPAFDKPPPLNAEGRPGVSYRKWRPVGGDMAVTMDAKAPYVGEQSPRVAVDASVRKGLSQAGIGLAKGKRYDGYVVFDGDPGAKLEAALVWGPGPDERQVVALPSPSAAWRKTEISFTAPVDTADARLEITGLGSGSFRVGVVSLMPADNIRGWRADTTAIARSLNSGMWRLPGGNFLSDWDWHSAIGPRDKRPPMFDYAWSAMQPDDIGMDEWMDLTKIIGVEPYVTVNAGLGDANSAAEEVEYLNGPATSVWGSRRAANGHPEPYGVKFWNIGNEPYGWWQIGKTSLEYFMIKHNAFAKAMRAVDPSITLIGSGAMPDQGHPKGTKENASLESVAPKFGGEWDWTGGLLDKAWGNFDGVSEHWYDQPEVRPDAPEDAELIEYARSPSNQVRMKAEQWKIYQQRFPAMKDKAIFLSIDEYAYFGQVNLKSALAYAMVLQEMLRHTDFLTMSAFTTGASTMDITPTDAVLNSTGQVFKLYGQRFGAGVTPVSVQGDAPQPEPRYPVGFNHPKVRAGSPTYPLDVIAGLSPDGKSLRIGVVNPTFAPQTVKLDLKALAVRGAGRKWVLGGASLKAENKVGAPAGVTVAESAAPLPGAGLVVSPISATVFEFPIAAK; from the coding sequence ATGCGATATGGATTGCTGCTGGCCGCGTGCGCCAGCCTGACGGCGCCGATGTCCGCGGCGCTCGCCGCGCCGCCGGTGAAGGTGGCCATCGATGGCGCCAGCCGCGCCAAGCCGGTGACGAAGTACGAGTACGGCATGTTCATCGAGCCCATCGGCGGGCTGGTGGCGCGCACGCTGTGGGCCGAGATGCTGGACGACCGCAAGTTCTACTATCCGGTCGTGGCCCCAGCCTTCGACAAGCCGCCGCCCCTCAACGCCGAGGGGCGTCCGGGCGTCAGCTATCGCAAGTGGCGGCCGGTCGGCGGCGACATGGCCGTGACCATGGACGCCAAGGCGCCCTATGTCGGCGAGCAGAGCCCCCGGGTCGCGGTCGATGCTTCGGTGCGCAAGGGCCTCTCGCAAGCCGGGATCGGCCTGGCCAAGGGCAAGCGCTACGACGGCTATGTCGTGTTCGACGGCGACCCGGGCGCCAAGCTCGAAGCGGCGCTCGTCTGGGGACCTGGCCCCGACGAACGGCAGGTCGTCGCCCTCCCCTCGCCCAGCGCTGCGTGGCGCAAGACGGAGATCAGCTTCACCGCGCCTGTCGACACGGCCGATGCGCGACTGGAGATCACCGGACTGGGTTCGGGATCCTTCCGCGTCGGCGTCGTGTCGCTGATGCCGGCCGACAACATTCGCGGCTGGCGGGCCGACACCACGGCCATCGCCCGGTCGCTGAACTCGGGCATGTGGCGCCTGCCCGGCGGCAACTTCCTGTCGGACTGGGACTGGCACAGCGCCATCGGCCCGCGTGACAAGCGGCCGCCGATGTTCGACTACGCCTGGAGCGCGATGCAGCCTGACGACATCGGCATGGACGAGTGGATGGATCTGACCAAGATCATTGGCGTCGAGCCCTATGTCACGGTCAATGCGGGTCTGGGCGACGCCAACTCGGCCGCCGAGGAGGTGGAATATCTGAATGGTCCGGCGACCAGCGTCTGGGGATCCCGCCGCGCCGCCAACGGCCACCCCGAACCCTATGGCGTGAAGTTCTGGAACATCGGCAACGAGCCCTACGGCTGGTGGCAGATCGGCAAGACGTCGCTCGAGTACTTCATGATCAAGCACAACGCCTTCGCCAAGGCCATGCGGGCGGTCGATCCCTCGATCACCCTGATCGGCTCGGGCGCCATGCCCGACCAGGGTCACCCCAAAGGCACGAAGGAGAACGCCTCGCTCGAAAGCGTCGCGCCGAAATTCGGCGGCGAATGGGACTGGACAGGCGGACTGCTCGACAAGGCCTGGGGCAATTTCGACGGCGTTTCCGAGCACTGGTACGATCAGCCGGAAGTCCGCCCCGACGCGCCGGAAGACGCCGAACTGATCGAATACGCCCGCTCGCCGTCCAACCAGGTCCGCATGAAGGCCGAACAGTGGAAGATCTACCAGCAGCGCTTCCCGGCGATGAAGGACAAGGCGATCTTCCTGTCGATCGACGAGTACGCCTACTTCGGCCAGGTGAATCTGAAGTCGGCCCTGGCCTACGCCATGGTGCTGCAGGAGATGCTGCGTCACACCGATTTCCTGACCATGAGCGCCTTCACCACCGGCGCCTCGACGATGGACATCACCCCGACCGACGCGGTGCTGAACTCGACGGGCCAGGTCTTCAAGCTGTACGGCCAGCGCTTCGGAGCCGGCGTCACGCCGGTGTCGGTCCAGGGCGACGCGCCGCAGCCTGAGCCGCGCTATCCAGTGGGCTTCAACCATCCCAAGGTGCGGGCCGGCAGCCCGACCTATCCGCTCGACGTCATCGCGGGCCTCAGCCCGGACGGCAAGTCGCTGCGGATCGGCGTGGTCAACCCGACCTTCGCCCCCCAGACCGTGAAGCTGGACCTCAAGGCCCTCGCCGTTCGCGGCGCGGGTCGCAAGTGGGTGCTGGGCGGGGCTTCGCTGAAGGCCGAGAACAAGGTCGGCGCGCCAGCCGGGGTCACCGTCGCCGAGAGCGCCGCGCCACTCCCAGGCGCTGGCCTCGTCGTTTCGCCGATCTCGGCGACGGTGTTCGAATTCCCGATCGCCGCAAAATAG
- a CDS encoding alpha/beta hydrolase translates to MIIKVGRDRRSNGAWTTAGLLATAVLLAMSSVASAQVATPAPAPVAGAKPATVQKIKVHSAGVEGNLEGESADRDVFVVLPPSYAANPKRRYPVVYALHGYSIGAEQWISEIHAPQTIEGAFAKGAREMIVVLPDSKTVHNGSMYSSSRTTGDFEAFIARDLVAYIDKHYRTLPVRESRGLVGHSMGGYGASRIGMRHADVFGALYMMSPCCLSPRDAGPPGGAGDAALAQVKTLEDAKKLPWGLRAQLATAAAWSPNPDKPPLFLDLPVENGVARPDVLAKWAANAPLAFVDQYISALGRHKAIAIDVGDRDGLRTDAAKLHAVLDRYGLRNSFEVYPGDHTSGVPLRLQDHVLPFFSDNLAFGTR, encoded by the coding sequence ATGATCATCAAGGTTGGGCGCGACCGACGCTCGAACGGCGCTTGGACCACGGCTGGATTGCTGGCGACGGCGGTGCTGCTGGCCATGTCCAGTGTCGCCAGCGCCCAGGTGGCGACCCCCGCGCCGGCGCCGGTGGCGGGCGCCAAGCCGGCTACCGTCCAGAAGATCAAGGTCCACTCGGCTGGCGTCGAGGGCAATCTCGAAGGGGAGAGCGCCGACCGGGACGTCTTCGTGGTGCTGCCCCCGAGCTACGCCGCCAATCCCAAGCGACGTTATCCGGTGGTCTACGCCCTGCACGGCTATTCGATCGGTGCCGAGCAATGGATCAGCGAAATCCACGCGCCCCAGACCATCGAAGGCGCCTTCGCCAAGGGCGCGCGCGAAATGATCGTCGTGCTGCCGGACAGCAAGACCGTCCACAATGGGTCGATGTATTCGAGCTCGCGCACCACCGGCGATTTCGAGGCCTTCATCGCCCGGGACCTGGTCGCCTATATCGACAAGCACTATCGCACCTTGCCCGTCCGCGAGAGTCGTGGGCTGGTGGGACATTCGATGGGCGGCTACGGCGCCAGCCGCATCGGCATGCGGCATGCGGACGTGTTCGGCGCGCTCTACATGATGAGTCCCTGCTGCCTGTCGCCGCGCGATGCCGGTCCGCCCGGAGGTGCCGGCGACGCGGCGCTGGCCCAGGTCAAGACGCTGGAAGACGCCAAGAAGCTGCCGTGGGGACTGCGCGCGCAACTGGCCACGGCCGCCGCCTGGTCGCCCAATCCTGACAAGCCGCCTCTATTCCTGGACTTGCCGGTCGAGAACGGCGTGGCGCGGCCGGACGTGCTGGCCAAGTGGGCCGCCAACGCGCCCCTGGCCTTTGTCGACCAGTACATCTCGGCGCTCGGCCGCCACAAGGCCATCGCCATCGATGTCGGCGACCGCGACGGGCTGAGGACGGACGCGGCCAAGCTGCACGCGGTGCTGGATCGCTATGGTCTTCGCAACAGCTTCGAGGTCTATCCAGGCGACCACACCAGCGGCGTGCCGTTGCGGTTGCAGGATCATGTCCTGCCGTTCTTCAGCGACAACCTGGCCTTCGGGACGCGCTAG
- a CDS encoding FadR/GntR family transcriptional regulator — MPSFAPLRTGQATPLGRRAPHRLAYVLLNRIKAGVFARGDWLPTEHALMAEFPVSRTTLREALIILECLGVVESHHGVGSQVISGRLENEGHGSAFDLVALLQACRAFEVEAAGLTASLDEKESAPLRPCPSLSGPITTEACRDFHTGLARATGNGAISISIAQLWDAAVARPTIRDPLNVALAREGRAVRARQTMVVDALMRRSSLEARHAVGALFDTYLAAVVDIEEQDRLTRIPLDGIHGRQRWNRGAIAAAPSRLARMKT; from the coding sequence ATGCCGTCGTTTGCCCCGTTGCGGACTGGTCAAGCCACGCCTCTGGGGCGTCGCGCGCCGCATCGACTGGCCTACGTGCTTCTGAACCGCATCAAGGCGGGCGTCTTTGCCCGAGGCGACTGGTTGCCGACCGAGCACGCGCTTATGGCCGAATTTCCGGTCAGCCGCACGACGCTGCGCGAAGCCCTGATCATCCTGGAGTGTCTGGGCGTGGTCGAGTCTCACCATGGCGTGGGCAGCCAGGTGATCAGCGGTCGCCTTGAGAACGAGGGCCATGGATCGGCCTTCGACCTGGTCGCCCTGCTCCAGGCCTGCCGCGCCTTCGAGGTCGAGGCCGCCGGCCTGACGGCAAGTCTTGACGAGAAGGAGTCGGCACCGCTCAGGCCCTGCCCCAGCCTCTCCGGCCCGATCACCACCGAGGCCTGCCGCGATTTCCACACCGGCCTGGCCCGCGCCACCGGCAATGGCGCGATCTCGATTTCCATCGCGCAACTGTGGGACGCCGCAGTGGCCCGGCCGACGATCCGGGATCCTTTGAACGTGGCGCTGGCGCGCGAGGGGCGGGCCGTTCGCGCGCGACAGACCATGGTCGTAGACGCCCTCATGCGGCGCTCGTCCCTTGAGGCGCGCCACGCCGTCGGAGCGCTGTTCGACACCTATCTCGCCGCGGTGGTGGACATCGAAGAGCAAGACCGCCTCACGCGAATACCCCTGGATGGGATTCATGGCCGCCAGCGCTGGAACCGCGGCGCGATCGCCGCCGCCCCATCGCGCTTGGCCAGGATGAAGACCTAG
- a CDS encoding glycoside hydrolase family 43 protein, which produces MNKATKAANTARMILSGLLGLAVVAGASGAVAQVWRSDSGRGTYSNPPLNADYPDPDIIRVGEDFYFASTTFLNTPGLVILHSKDLVNWDIASHVMPRLTGNPKYDLVDGGDYRHGVYAPSLRYHEGRFYIAVTPVGGKTRIYSAAKITGPWSMRELDREAFDPGLFIDNDGKAYVFTSIGSDGTITLLSLNADLSAVVDARVVHFNKGAEGSKVIRRGDWYYLFNAIPSRLGLTVSRAKSLTGPWETRPQIDDKTGGHQGALVDLPDGGWYGFVMLDAGAVGRVTNISPVFWQDDWPVWGTPEAPGRVPRSAAKPILGKPFQEPPSSDDFSRAVLGRQWQWNHNPDDRRWSLTERPGFMRLKATTSDGFWTARNTLVQKGQGPRSRGVAKLDVRGLAVGDECGLGTFGKFSSQLVVTRTVDGQGQVSARLIESTTQGPKIVSRSEPRPAPLTDLWLSVTMDFTTDKSALSYSLDGKAWVPMPGDFPLAFDWRTGTFQGEQYGLFCYNPKGGDGRLDIDSFTLGRP; this is translated from the coding sequence ATGAACAAGGCGACGAAAGCGGCCAACACGGCGCGCATGATCCTGTCAGGCTTGCTGGGCCTGGCGGTCGTCGCGGGGGCCTCGGGCGCGGTGGCCCAGGTCTGGCGGTCCGATTCCGGGCGCGGAACCTATTCCAACCCGCCGCTCAACGCCGACTATCCCGATCCCGACATCATCCGGGTCGGCGAGGACTTCTATTTCGCCTCGACAACCTTCCTGAACACGCCGGGCCTCGTGATCCTGCACTCGAAGGACCTGGTGAACTGGGACATCGCCAGCCACGTCATGCCGCGTCTGACGGGCAATCCCAAGTATGATCTCGTCGATGGCGGCGACTACCGGCATGGCGTCTACGCGCCCAGCCTCCGCTATCACGAGGGCCGCTTCTACATCGCCGTCACCCCGGTCGGCGGCAAGACGCGGATCTACTCCGCCGCGAAGATCACCGGACCCTGGTCCATGCGTGAACTCGACCGCGAGGCCTTCGATCCTGGCCTGTTCATCGATAACGACGGCAAGGCCTATGTCTTCACCTCGATCGGCTCGGACGGGACGATCACGCTGCTCAGCCTGAACGCCGACCTGTCCGCCGTCGTCGACGCCCGCGTCGTCCATTTCAACAAGGGCGCCGAGGGCTCGAAGGTGATCCGGCGCGGCGACTGGTACTATCTGTTCAACGCCATTCCCTCGCGTCTGGGGCTGACGGTCTCGCGGGCGAAAAGCCTGACGGGGCCTTGGGAAACGCGCCCCCAGATCGACGACAAGACAGGTGGTCACCAGGGCGCCTTGGTCGATCTGCCCGATGGCGGCTGGTACGGCTTCGTGATGCTCGACGCTGGCGCGGTCGGCCGCGTGACCAATATCAGCCCGGTCTTCTGGCAAGACGACTGGCCGGTGTGGGGAACGCCTGAGGCGCCGGGGCGCGTGCCCAGAAGCGCCGCCAAACCGATCCTGGGCAAGCCATTCCAGGAGCCGCCCAGCTCCGACGACTTCTCGCGGGCCGTGCTGGGGCGTCAGTGGCAGTGGAACCATAATCCGGACGACCGGCGCTGGTCGCTGACTGAGCGGCCGGGGTTCATGCGGCTGAAGGCGACGACCAGCGACGGCTTCTGGACCGCCCGCAACACGCTCGTGCAGAAAGGGCAGGGTCCGCGCAGCCGGGGCGTGGCCAAGCTGGATGTGCGGGGGCTGGCGGTCGGCGACGAATGCGGCCTGGGCACATTCGGCAAGTTTTCCAGCCAACTGGTGGTTACTCGGACCGTCGACGGGCAGGGCCAGGTGAGTGCGCGCCTGATCGAAAGCACGACGCAGGGTCCCAAGATCGTATCGCGGTCGGAACCGCGTCCCGCGCCGCTGACGGATCTGTGGCTGTCGGTGACGATGGACTTCACCACCGACAAGAGCGCGCTGAGCTACAGCCTGGACGGCAAGGCCTGGGTGCCTATGCCGGGTGACTTCCCGCTGGCGTTCGATTGGCGGACGGGCACCTTCCAGGGCGAGCAGTACGGCCTGTTCTGCTACAATCCCAAGGGCGGGGACGGGCGCCTCGACATCGACAGTTTCACCTTAGGCAGGCCGTAG
- a CDS encoding FadR/GntR family transcriptional regulator, with product MPSDEPDNKPITRSARGSGRRLRGAVAHYLGTAIVSGQIAPGETLSGEIANAEALEVSRSAYREAVQVLTAKGLVESRPKAGTRVLPRSRWNVLDPTVLAWAFAAEPDLGFVRDLFELRAVVEPAAARFAAERRDKDDIKAMREALARMKRHTLATEAGRMADREFHAALLRATHNDAMIALSASISAAVSWTTEFKQRSRALPRDPVPDHARVCDAIAAGDPDAASAAMRALVDLALDDTRLAM from the coding sequence ATGCCCTCGGACGAGCCGGACAACAAGCCGATCACGCGATCGGCGAGAGGGTCTGGCCGACGCCTGCGCGGCGCTGTCGCCCACTATCTTGGCACGGCGATCGTCTCTGGACAGATCGCTCCCGGAGAGACCCTGAGCGGCGAAATCGCCAATGCCGAAGCCCTGGAGGTCTCGCGTAGCGCCTATCGCGAAGCCGTTCAGGTGCTGACCGCAAAAGGCCTGGTGGAAAGCCGCCCCAAGGCGGGCACGCGCGTGTTGCCGCGCAGCCGCTGGAACGTGCTGGACCCGACCGTGCTGGCCTGGGCCTTCGCGGCCGAGCCGGACCTGGGCTTCGTGCGCGACCTTTTCGAGCTGCGCGCCGTTGTCGAACCCGCCGCGGCGCGTTTCGCGGCCGAGCGCCGGGACAAGGACGACATCAAGGCCATGCGCGAAGCCCTGGCCAGGATGAAGCGGCACACCCTGGCGACCGAGGCGGGGCGGATGGCCGATCGCGAATTCCATGCCGCCCTGCTACGCGCGACCCACAACGACGCCATGATCGCCCTCAGCGCCAGCATCAGCGCCGCCGTGAGCTGGACCACCGAGTTCAAGCAACGCTCGCGCGCCCTGCCCCGCGATCCGGTGCCAGACCACGCCCGGGTCTGCGACGCCATCGCCGCAGGCGATCCCGATGCGGCCAGCGCGGCGATGCGCGCGCTGGTCGACCTGGCGTTGGACGACACGCGCCTGGCCATGTAG
- a CDS encoding alpha-L-fucosidase, with translation MVPNRRALFGGLAAVGAAGAFPATGSQLAPSGFDRVADGPFKPSWESLNAGYAAPDWFRDAKFGLWAHWGAQCVPEAGDWYARNMYLPGQRAYEHHRKTYGHPADTGFIDLYPKWRAENWNPDDLLDLYAGAGAKYFVAMANHHDNFDAFDSKFHDWNSVRLGPKKDIIGIWSKAARRRGLRFGVSNHSAHAWHWFQPAYGYDPEGPRQGQRYDAFKLYAVDGKGKWWEGLDPQQLYGGPAMVMPDGLASVAEANKWHEANDRVWTETAPLSNPAFTRQWYLRCKDLIDSYKPDLVYFDNFDLPLEQAGLDIAAHFYNASRQWNGGKLEAVINIKPEHGRLVPGVVPDVERGLRSEISPIAWQTDTCIGAWHYDREIFEKKRYLPASEVVHRLCDIVSKNGNLLLSVPVRPDGTIDSEERRIVQEIGGWMARFSDAIHGTRPWVIYGEGPTEVMSGMFNEAKQKSFTPADIRFTTKGKSLYAIALGTPRDGQVSVKALAKGGPHARRPVRRVTLAGDNAPLAYRQDATGLHVSVPERAMHPFGVALRIDGVI, from the coding sequence ATGGTTCCCAATCGGCGCGCGCTATTTGGCGGCTTGGCTGCCGTCGGCGCGGCGGGCGCGTTTCCCGCGACAGGCAGCCAACTGGCCCCCTCGGGCTTCGACCGGGTCGCCGACGGGCCGTTCAAGCCGTCCTGGGAGTCGCTGAACGCGGGCTACGCCGCGCCCGACTGGTTCCGTGACGCCAAGTTCGGGCTCTGGGCCCATTGGGGCGCGCAGTGCGTGCCGGAAGCCGGAGACTGGTACGCGCGCAACATGTATCTGCCGGGGCAGCGCGCCTACGAGCATCACCGCAAGACCTACGGCCATCCCGCCGACACAGGTTTCATCGACCTCTATCCCAAGTGGCGCGCGGAGAACTGGAACCCCGACGACCTGCTGGATCTCTATGCGGGCGCCGGCGCCAAGTATTTCGTGGCCATGGCCAACCACCACGACAATTTCGACGCCTTCGACTCGAAGTTCCACGACTGGAACTCGGTCCGCCTGGGACCCAAGAAGGACATCATCGGCATCTGGAGCAAGGCCGCTCGTCGGCGTGGCTTGCGCTTCGGCGTTTCGAACCATTCGGCTCATGCCTGGCACTGGTTCCAGCCCGCCTATGGCTACGATCCAGAAGGCCCCCGCCAGGGTCAGCGTTACGACGCCTTCAAGCTCTACGCGGTCGACGGCAAGGGCAAGTGGTGGGAGGGGCTGGATCCACAGCAGCTCTATGGCGGGCCGGCCATGGTCATGCCCGACGGCCTGGCCAGCGTGGCCGAGGCCAACAAATGGCACGAGGCCAATGATCGGGTCTGGACCGAGACGGCGCCGCTGAGCAATCCGGCCTTCACGCGCCAATGGTACCTGCGCTGCAAGGACCTGATCGACAGCTACAAGCCCGATCTCGTCTATTTCGACAATTTCGACCTGCCGCTGGAGCAGGCCGGCCTGGATATCGCCGCCCATTTCTACAACGCCTCGCGCCAGTGGAATGGCGGCAAGCTCGAGGCGGTCATCAACATCAAGCCAGAACATGGCCGACTGGTCCCGGGCGTCGTGCCCGATGTCGAGCGCGGCCTTCGCAGCGAGATCAGCCCGATCGCCTGGCAAACCGATACCTGTATCGGCGCCTGGCACTACGATCGCGAGATCTTCGAGAAGAAGCGCTATCTGCCCGCGTCCGAGGTGGTGCATCGGCTATGCGACATCGTCTCCAAGAACGGCAACCTGTTGCTGAGCGTGCCGGTGCGGCCCGACGGCACGATCGATTCCGAGGAGCGCCGGATCGTGCAGGAGATCGGCGGCTGGATGGCGCGGTTCTCCGACGCGATCCATGGCACCCGGCCCTGGGTGATCTATGGCGAGGGGCCGACCGAAGTGATGAGCGGCATGTTCAACGAGGCCAAGCAGAAGTCCTTCACCCCGGCCGACATCCGCTTCACGACCAAGGGCAAGAGCCTGTACGCCATTGCGCTGGGGACGCCGCGCGATGGTCAGGTGTCGGTGAAGGCGCTGGCCAAGGGCGGGCCGCATGCGCGTCGGCCCGTGCGGCGGGTCACTCTGGCGGGAGACAACGCGCCGCTGGCCTATCGCCAGGACGCCACGGGACTGCACGTCTCGGTTCCCGAGCGCGCGATGCACCCCTTCGGCGTCGCACTCCGCATCGACGGCGTCATCTGA
- a CDS encoding IclR family transcriptional regulator, producing MSDRKYTAPALEKGLDILDLLAGQGQAMTLSQISVALEKSVSEIFRMVQVLEFKGFIETSPAGDGYALTNRLFRLGMARAPVKNLLEAALPLMRELAAQVEQSCHLAQASREQIVVIARIENPGYYGYSVRTGHRRDIVAATSGMVLYAFQPPPVQARWRDVIFKDVAPDDQAAFLANASQVARQGYWRAESDLVPNIIDISAPIMTGGAAIAALTMPYLYKRGVRPVDEIIDDVRETAAAISREVQGTA from the coding sequence ATGTCGGATCGCAAGTATACCGCGCCCGCCCTCGAGAAGGGTCTGGATATTCTTGACCTCCTGGCTGGGCAGGGCCAGGCGATGACCTTGTCCCAGATCTCGGTCGCCCTGGAGAAATCGGTCAGTGAGATCTTCCGGATGGTCCAGGTCCTGGAGTTCAAGGGCTTCATCGAGACATCGCCGGCCGGAGACGGCTACGCCCTGACCAACCGCCTGTTTCGGTTGGGCATGGCGCGCGCGCCGGTCAAGAACCTCCTCGAGGCGGCCCTTCCGCTGATGCGCGAACTGGCCGCGCAGGTCGAACAGTCCTGCCACCTGGCCCAGGCCTCGCGCGAGCAGATCGTGGTCATCGCCCGGATCGAGAACCCAGGCTACTACGGCTACTCGGTGCGCACCGGCCATCGCCGCGATATCGTGGCGGCGACCTCGGGCATGGTGCTCTACGCCTTCCAGCCGCCGCCGGTGCAGGCCCGATGGCGGGACGTGATCTTCAAGGACGTGGCGCCGGACGATCAGGCGGCCTTCCTGGCCAATGCCAGCCAGGTCGCCCGGCAAGGCTATTGGCGGGCCGAAAGCGACCTGGTGCCCAACATCATCGACATCTCCGCGCCGATCATGACCGGCGGAGCGGCGATCGCGGCCCTGACCATGCCCTATCTGTACAAGCGCGGCGTCCGGCCGGTCGACGAGATCATCGACGACGTACGGGAGACGGCCGCGGCCATCTCCCGGGAAGTGCAAGGGACGGCCTAG